One genomic segment of Chitinophaga parva includes these proteins:
- a CDS encoding DNA-formamidopyrimidine glycosylase family protein: MPEGPSIVILKEAVQAFKGKKVLSIGGNSKVDLEPFSGQKVVDFKSWGKHFLICFPRATIRIHLLMFGSYRINEEKPGATPRLHLGFSKGELNFYTCSVQIITEPLDEIYDFSADVMSPTWSEKKARAKLKANPGLLACDALLNQDIFAGVGNIIKNEVLFRIRVDPRSRIGALPARQLKAMLTEAVNYSFEFLEWKKEFKLREHWLAHTRKICPRDHVPFIKQHLGKANRRSFYCTLCQVLYT, from the coding sequence ATGCCGGAAGGACCGTCCATCGTGATATTGAAGGAAGCTGTACAGGCGTTTAAGGGTAAGAAAGTATTAAGCATTGGGGGCAATAGCAAGGTAGACCTGGAGCCATTCTCCGGGCAAAAGGTCGTGGACTTTAAATCCTGGGGTAAGCATTTTCTTATCTGCTTTCCCAGGGCCACCATCCGCATCCACCTGCTGATGTTTGGCAGTTACCGTATAAATGAAGAAAAGCCCGGCGCCACCCCAAGGTTGCACCTGGGCTTTTCCAAAGGGGAACTGAATTTTTATACCTGTTCTGTACAGATCATCACCGAGCCGCTGGATGAGATCTATGATTTCAGTGCAGATGTGATGAGTCCCACCTGGAGTGAAAAGAAGGCGAGGGCCAAGCTGAAAGCCAACCCCGGCCTGCTGGCCTGTGATGCATTGCTGAACCAGGACATCTTTGCCGGGGTGGGTAATATCATCAAGAACGAAGTGCTCTTCCGCATCCGGGTAGATCCACGTAGCAGGATAGGGGCGTTGCCAGCCCGCCAGCTAAAGGCCATGCTCACAGAAGCGGTGAACTACAGCTTTGAGTTCCTGGAATGGAAAAAGGAATTTAAGTTGCGGGAACACTGGCTGGCGCATACCCGGAAGATCTGCCCGCGTGACCATGTACCTTTTATCAAGCAACACCTGGGCAAGGCCAACCGCCGTTCATTCTACTGTACTTTATGCCAGGTCCTGTACACCTGA
- a CDS encoding HlyD family secretion protein yields MENKETKVEETPKKSNKRFIIVLAVLVLAGGSFGITKYIHSQHHEETDDAQVEANISPVIPRISGYITEVRVQDNQRVKKGDTLLVLDNRDELIKVEQAKAALQAAQSGLAVSEAAAEAAKIGINSTEANVKVVDAQIEAAKVTLWRANQDYERYANLIKDHSITQQQFEQAEAAKQSAERQLEVLQSQRKQASSQTTTVSSQTKTTINQVPVQQATIQQRQADLDNANLNLSYTVITAATDGILSKTNIQVGQYVQQGQALFNLVLDEAPWVIANFKETQLTKMQIGQKVMVKVDAYPNHEFEAKLTSFSPATGARFALLPPDNASGNFVKVVQRLPVKVEFVDTKDERIKNLRPGMNVNVDVHLD; encoded by the coding sequence ATGGAAAATAAAGAAACAAAAGTGGAAGAAACGCCAAAGAAAAGTAACAAACGCTTCATCATAGTATTAGCCGTACTGGTGCTTGCCGGTGGTAGCTTCGGTATAACCAAGTACATCCACAGCCAGCACCACGAAGAAACCGATGATGCCCAGGTTGAGGCAAACATCAGCCCCGTTATCCCGCGCATCAGCGGTTACATCACCGAAGTGCGGGTACAGGATAACCAGCGTGTGAAAAAAGGGGATACCCTGCTGGTGCTGGACAACCGTGATGAACTGATCAAAGTAGAGCAGGCCAAGGCAGCCCTGCAGGCCGCCCAGAGCGGGTTGGCAGTATCTGAGGCTGCTGCGGAAGCCGCGAAGATCGGTATCAACTCCACCGAAGCAAACGTGAAAGTGGTAGACGCACAGATCGAAGCCGCCAAGGTAACCCTGTGGAGGGCCAACCAGGACTACGAGCGCTATGCAAACCTGATCAAGGACCACTCCATCACCCAGCAACAGTTTGAGCAGGCTGAAGCTGCCAAACAAAGCGCAGAACGCCAGCTGGAAGTGCTGCAGAGCCAACGCAAACAGGCCTCCAGCCAGACCACTACCGTGAGCTCCCAAACCAAGACCACCATCAACCAGGTGCCGGTACAACAGGCCACCATCCAGCAGCGCCAGGCAGACCTGGACAATGCTAACCTGAACCTGTCTTACACTGTGATCACCGCCGCTACAGACGGTATCCTGAGCAAGACCAACATACAGGTAGGCCAGTATGTACAGCAGGGCCAGGCCCTCTTTAACCTGGTGCTGGACGAAGCGCCGTGGGTGATCGCTAACTTCAAAGAAACACAGCTCACTAAAATGCAGATCGGCCAGAAGGTAATGGTAAAAGTGGATGCTTATCCCAACCATGAATTTGAAGCCAAGCTCACTTCCTTCTCACCCGCAACCGGTGCCCGCTTTGCCCTGCTGCCTCCGGATAATGCTTCCGGCAACTTCGTAAAAGTGGTACAGCGCCTGCCCGTGAAAGTAGAATTTGTTGATACCAAGGACGAACGCATCAAGAACCTGCGCCCTGGTATGAACGTGAATGTGGACGTGCACTTAGACTAA
- a CDS encoding acyl-CoA dehydrogenase family protein has translation MNTFAKIKQAIHLFKSIDMEQLGKLSRKVDLPQLMATVGKMDDTQLNGLVKMLSSGGHAKKPQPPINGDFYDLGAALSPEDRQTQLKVRAFMEKEIQPIANHYWNKAAFPFEIIPKLAELNICGVTYEGYGCPHRSFVMEGIIAMEIARVDASIATFFGVQSGLAMGSIYLLGSDEQKQQWLPSMQRLKTIGAFGLTEPEVGSGAAGGLTTTATRKGDTWVLNGQKKWIGNATFADVLVIWARDTADNQVKGFLLRKGTPGLQVAKMEDKMALRIVQNGLITLQDCEVSETDRLQNANSFKDTAQVLRMTRAGVAWQAVGCARGAYENALAYTQQRKQFGKPISSFQLIQNHLVEMLSNLTAMQTLVFRLSELQDQGLLQDEHASLAKVFCSMRTRDVVRGAREVMGGNGILLEYNVARFVADAEAIYSYEGTKEINSLIVGRAITGHSAFV, from the coding sequence ATGAATACCTTCGCCAAAATAAAACAGGCCATCCACCTGTTCAAAAGCATCGATATGGAACAACTGGGCAAGTTGTCCCGCAAAGTGGACCTTCCCCAGCTTATGGCCACCGTTGGCAAAATGGACGATACCCAGCTTAATGGCCTCGTGAAAATGCTAAGCAGCGGCGGCCACGCTAAAAAGCCCCAACCGCCCATCAATGGCGACTTCTACGACCTGGGCGCGGCCCTCTCCCCGGAAGACCGGCAAACGCAGTTGAAAGTGCGTGCCTTCATGGAAAAGGAAATTCAACCCATCGCTAATCATTACTGGAACAAAGCCGCCTTCCCGTTTGAGATCATTCCCAAACTGGCGGAACTCAATATCTGCGGGGTTACTTACGAAGGCTACGGCTGCCCCCACCGCAGCTTTGTCATGGAAGGCATCATTGCCATGGAAATAGCCCGCGTGGATGCCAGCATCGCCACCTTCTTTGGTGTGCAAAGCGGCCTGGCCATGGGCTCCATCTACCTGCTGGGCTCCGATGAGCAGAAGCAGCAATGGCTCCCCTCCATGCAACGGCTGAAAACCATCGGGGCTTTTGGGCTTACTGAGCCGGAAGTAGGCAGTGGCGCGGCCGGCGGCCTCACCACCACGGCCACCCGCAAGGGCGATACCTGGGTGCTGAATGGTCAGAAAAAATGGATCGGCAACGCCACCTTTGCAGACGTGCTGGTGATCTGGGCCCGCGACACCGCGGATAACCAGGTAAAGGGTTTCCTGCTGCGCAAAGGTACACCCGGCCTCCAGGTGGCAAAAATGGAAGACAAAATGGCCCTCCGCATTGTGCAGAACGGGCTCATTACCCTGCAGGATTGTGAAGTGAGTGAGACAGACCGCCTGCAAAATGCTAATAGCTTTAAAGATACCGCCCAGGTGCTCCGCATGACGCGTGCGGGTGTGGCCTGGCAGGCCGTGGGTTGCGCACGCGGTGCTTATGAAAATGCACTGGCCTATACGCAGCAGCGCAAACAATTTGGAAAGCCCATTTCTTCTTTCCAGCTTATCCAGAACCACCTGGTGGAAATGCTTTCCAACCTTACCGCCATGCAAACCCTCGTATTCCGCTTGTCTGAATTGCAGGACCAGGGCTTATTGCAAGACGAGCATGCATCGCTGGCCAAAGTATTCTGCAGCATGCGCACCCGCGATGTGGTAAGAGGTGCCCGCGAGGTAATGGGGGGCAATGGCATCCTGCTGGAGTACAACGTAGCCCGCTTTGTAGCAGATGCGGAAGCCATCTATTCTTACGAGGGTACCAAGGAGATCAACAGCCTCATCGTGGGCAGGGCTATCACCGGGCACAGTGCATTTGTATAA
- a CDS encoding TetR/AcrR family transcriptional regulator, which produces MEYTKKQMAIIEAAERLFAVKGFEGASVRDIAHEANTNVSMISYYFGSKEKLMEAVFENRMEGSRAQMETLYADPHLSCLEKLYSLIDTYVIKLMSQPHFNKIWVREQVESEGVIADKIESVRQRNFNTITRIVKDGQDNGEFKHEVDAFLIMAMLVGTTNQVLTTATHYRKTHHMESMSEDDFRAHLKKTLTSYLKTVFKALLTYEA; this is translated from the coding sequence ATGGAATATACCAAGAAACAGATGGCCATCATAGAAGCAGCCGAACGGCTGTTTGCCGTAAAAGGCTTTGAGGGTGCGTCAGTACGGGATATTGCCCATGAGGCGAATACGAACGTTTCCATGATCTCCTACTACTTCGGTTCCAAGGAGAAACTGATGGAAGCTGTATTCGAGAACCGCATGGAAGGCAGCCGTGCCCAGATGGAAACGCTTTACGCGGACCCCCACCTGAGCTGCCTGGAAAAGCTGTACTCACTCATAGATACTTACGTGATAAAACTGATGAGCCAACCCCATTTCAATAAGATCTGGGTGCGCGAACAGGTAGAATCGGAGGGCGTGATTGCAGACAAAATAGAATCCGTACGGCAACGCAACTTCAACACGATCACCCGGATTGTGAAAGACGGACAGGACAATGGAGAGTTCAAACATGAGGTAGACGCCTTCCTGATCATGGCAATGCTGGTAGGGACCACTAACCAGGTGCTTACCACCGCCACCCATTACCGTAAAACACATCATATGGAGTCGATGTCCGAAGACGATTTCCGGGCACACCTTAAGAAAACACTAACCAGTTATTTAAAAACAGTATTTAAAGCATTATTGACGTATGAAGCCTAA
- a CDS encoding MFS transporter: MKRSYYIVGLIMLTFFVISLLTNITGPLVPDIIRGFGGLTLVQAGLLPFTFFIAYGIVSIPAGILLEKYKEKKIMVTAFAVAFAGSLLLACWPNYGTALCSLFLIGGGMAMLQVVINPLLRTAGGEEHYAFNSVLAQLIFGLASFASPKLYSWLVARLQEPSPGAGWLQTLQHMVPASLPWVSLYWLFVVVCLLMMLILAASRFPKVVLKSDEVAGSVRTHLALFKRPVVQAYFFGIFAYVGTEQSLNNWMSQFLFTYHHIDPQTVGADTVANFWGMMTAGGILGLVLLKFVDSRKVLISFTALAMVSYAMALYGSATVARMAFPAVGFFASVMYPVIFSLALNSIDEHHGSFAGILITGIIGGALLPLFVGWLGDLAGLKAGMAVLFVTMSYIGGIGIWARPIIVNKTIELFKPSEV, from the coding sequence ATGAAGCGCAGCTATTACATTGTAGGCCTTATCATGCTCACGTTTTTCGTGATCTCCCTGCTCACCAATATCACGGGGCCGCTGGTGCCCGATATTATCAGGGGATTTGGCGGGCTTACGCTGGTGCAGGCGGGCCTGCTGCCATTTACCTTTTTTATTGCTTACGGCATTGTATCTATTCCCGCAGGTATTTTGCTGGAAAAATATAAAGAGAAGAAGATCATGGTCACCGCGTTTGCGGTGGCTTTTGCAGGTTCCCTGCTCCTGGCATGCTGGCCTAATTACGGTACGGCGCTGTGCTCCTTATTCCTTATTGGTGGAGGTATGGCCATGCTGCAGGTGGTGATCAACCCGCTGCTGCGCACGGCGGGTGGGGAAGAGCATTATGCATTTAACTCCGTACTGGCCCAACTGATCTTTGGCCTGGCGTCTTTTGCCAGTCCTAAGCTGTATTCCTGGCTGGTGGCCCGTTTGCAGGAGCCATCGCCCGGCGCGGGGTGGCTGCAAACCCTGCAACACATGGTGCCGGCCAGCCTGCCGTGGGTATCGCTGTATTGGCTGTTTGTGGTGGTATGCCTGCTGATGATGCTGATCCTGGCGGCATCCCGCTTCCCGAAAGTGGTGCTGAAAAGTGATGAGGTGGCAGGCTCTGTGCGCACGCACCTGGCGTTGTTCAAACGGCCGGTGGTACAGGCATATTTCTTCGGCATCTTCGCCTACGTAGGCACAGAGCAAAGCCTGAACAACTGGATGTCCCAGTTCCTTTTCACCTATCATCACATAGACCCGCAAACGGTGGGGGCGGATACTGTGGCCAACTTCTGGGGCATGATGACGGCCGGGGGTATCCTGGGCCTGGTGCTGCTGAAGTTTGTGGACAGCCGCAAAGTGCTGATCAGCTTCACGGCGCTGGCCATGGTGAGTTATGCAATGGCCCTGTACGGCAGTGCCACCGTGGCCCGCATGGCTTTCCCGGCGGTGGGTTTCTTTGCCTCGGTAATGTACCCGGTGATCTTTTCACTGGCGCTTAATTCTATAGATGAACATCATGGTTCCTTTGCAGGCATTCTCATCACCGGCATTATAGGCGGTGCGTTATTGCCCCTTTTTGTGGGGTGGCTGGGCGACCTGGCAGGTCTGAAAGCCGGTATGGCCGTGCTTTTTGTGACCATGAGCTACATAGGCGGCATTGGCATCTGGGCAAGGCCCATTATTGTTAATAAGACCATTGAGCTGTTCAAACCATCGGAAGTTTAA
- a CDS encoding TolC family protein: protein MKPNVFNKVGVWLLLCLTLFSVQQASAQSARKLTLDEAVQLGLQNSKQLKLNQAQIDEATASLKEAKDNRLPDLKLSGSYLRVNSPNITMRTGGGSSDSSGGGGSSINVNSAMYGMASLSLPIYTGGKIKYGIESAKYLAQAAKLDAESNRDAVIQNTINAYANLYKASKSVELVQQNLDQSRQRDNDFSNLEKNGLLARNDLLKSQLQTSNVELALLDAQRNRKMANVNVNLMLGLPEDTELDVDSTGLDVLPDAKSVVDWETAAGQNRKDVQALSARAKAATSAISIAKADYLPSVALTGGYVALNVPNFLEVTNAVNIGVGVSYNVATFWKTPAKVEKAKAQARQVQVNQEQLDDQVRLQINQAYQDYLLARKQIDVYNVAVEQANENYKITKNKHDNNLVTTTDLLDANVAQLQAVLNFAFAKADAVVAYKKLLQTSGILNAQYATPDTNTTNTKQ, encoded by the coding sequence ATGAAGCCTAATGTGTTTAACAAAGTGGGCGTTTGGTTGCTCCTGTGCTTGACGCTGTTCTCCGTACAGCAGGCATCGGCGCAGTCGGCCCGTAAATTGACACTGGACGAAGCGGTACAGTTAGGTTTGCAGAACAGCAAGCAACTGAAACTGAACCAGGCACAGATCGACGAAGCGACCGCCTCCCTCAAAGAAGCCAAGGACAACAGGCTCCCCGACCTGAAGTTAAGCGGATCTTATCTCCGTGTAAATAGCCCTAACATCACCATGCGCACCGGCGGCGGCAGTTCCGACTCTTCCGGCGGTGGTGGCAGTTCCATCAACGTGAACTCCGCCATGTATGGAATGGCCAGCCTGTCGCTCCCCATCTATACCGGTGGTAAGATCAAGTATGGCATTGAATCGGCCAAGTACCTGGCCCAGGCCGCCAAACTGGATGCAGAGTCTAACCGCGACGCCGTGATCCAGAACACCATCAACGCGTATGCAAACCTTTACAAGGCCAGCAAATCCGTAGAACTGGTGCAACAGAACCTGGACCAGAGCCGCCAGCGCGACAACGATTTCAGCAACCTGGAAAAAAATGGCCTGCTGGCACGCAACGACCTTTTGAAATCCCAGCTGCAGACTTCCAACGTGGAACTGGCCCTGCTGGATGCGCAACGCAACCGCAAAATGGCCAATGTGAACGTGAACCTGATGCTGGGCCTCCCGGAAGATACTGAGCTGGACGTAGACTCCACCGGACTGGATGTACTGCCCGATGCCAAATCAGTGGTGGATTGGGAAACCGCCGCCGGCCAGAATCGTAAGGATGTGCAGGCTTTGTCTGCCCGCGCTAAAGCCGCCACCTCCGCCATCAGCATTGCCAAGGCTGACTACCTGCCTTCCGTGGCCCTCACGGGTGGTTATGTAGCCCTGAACGTGCCCAACTTCCTGGAAGTGACCAACGCGGTGAACATCGGTGTAGGCGTGTCTTACAACGTGGCTACCTTCTGGAAAACACCCGCCAAGGTGGAGAAAGCCAAAGCACAGGCCCGCCAGGTACAGGTGAACCAGGAGCAACTGGATGACCAGGTGCGCCTGCAGATCAACCAGGCTTACCAGGACTACCTGCTGGCCCGCAAGCAGATCGATGTATATAATGTTGCGGTGGAACAGGCCAATGAAAACTACAAGATCACCAAGAACAAACACGATAACAACCTGGTTACCACTACCGACCTGCTGGACGCTAACGTAGCACAGCTGCAGGCAGTACTGAACTTTGCCTTTGCCAAGGCAGACGCCGTGGTTGCTTACAAGAAACTGCTGCAGACCAGCGGCATACTGAACGCACAGTACGCAACACCTGATACTAACACCACTAATACCAAACAATAA
- a CDS encoding alpha-N-arabinofuranosidase, producing MKKWMLLLCACITSHTYAQQAATLSVSDNSNLTINRNIYGHFSEHLGHCIYNGFWVDSSLHVEKQDRIRLDIVKALQKIHIPNLRWPGGCFADEYHWRDGIGPRGSRPKMVNTNWGGVTEDNSFGTHEFLELCELLHCQPYITGNVGSGTVEEMSKWVEYLNFDGVSPMTAQRAANGHAAPWKVQFWGVGNESWGCGGNMTPEYYADQYRRYASFAKNYPGSPLLKIASGPNADDYNWTEVMMKQVPNWMMWGMSLHYYTLAGDWGHKGSATNFDEQTYFSALKSCLHMEDLVRTHSAIMDRYDPAKKVALVVDEWGIWTDVEPGTNPGFLYQQNSLRDALIAATTLNIFNNHCDRVRMANLAQTINVLQALILTDKEKMLLTPTYHVFDLYQVHQDAHYLPVALNSPDYTLGKEKIPAVNASASKDSTGTVHISLVNLDPAHAITVSTQLAGVTYKTISGKVITSAKFNDVNTFDQPNKIVPQDFKGASKKDGNLVVTLPAKSIVVLELK from the coding sequence ATGAAAAAATGGATGCTGCTGCTATGTGCCTGCATTACTTCCCACACTTATGCCCAACAGGCAGCCACACTTTCTGTATCAGATAATTCAAATCTTACCATTAACCGTAACATTTACGGCCACTTTTCAGAACACCTGGGCCATTGCATTTACAACGGTTTCTGGGTAGACTCATCGCTCCACGTGGAAAAGCAGGACCGCATCCGCCTCGATATTGTAAAGGCCCTGCAAAAAATACATATCCCCAACCTGCGCTGGCCCGGTGGCTGCTTTGCAGATGAATACCACTGGCGCGATGGCATTGGCCCCCGCGGCAGCCGGCCCAAAATGGTGAACACCAACTGGGGCGGCGTTACCGAAGATAACAGCTTTGGCACCCATGAATTCCTGGAGCTCTGCGAACTGCTGCACTGCCAGCCCTACATCACCGGCAACGTAGGCAGCGGCACCGTGGAAGAAATGTCCAAATGGGTAGAATACCTCAACTTTGACGGCGTAAGCCCTATGACCGCACAACGCGCTGCCAACGGCCATGCCGCCCCCTGGAAAGTACAGTTCTGGGGCGTAGGCAACGAAAGCTGGGGCTGCGGTGGTAACATGACACCGGAATATTATGCGGACCAATACCGCCGCTACGCTTCCTTTGCCAAGAACTATCCCGGCAGCCCCCTGCTGAAAATAGCCAGCGGCCCCAATGCAGATGATTACAACTGGACGGAAGTCATGATGAAGCAAGTACCCAACTGGATGATGTGGGGCATGTCATTGCACTACTACACCCTGGCCGGCGATTGGGGCCACAAGGGTAGCGCTACTAACTTTGACGAACAAACGTACTTCAGCGCACTGAAAAGCTGCCTGCATATGGAAGACCTGGTGCGCACCCACAGCGCTATCATGGACCGTTACGACCCCGCCAAGAAAGTGGCCCTGGTAGTAGATGAATGGGGTATCTGGACAGACGTGGAGCCCGGCACCAATCCCGGTTTCCTCTACCAGCAGAACAGCCTGCGCGATGCGCTGATCGCGGCTACCACCCTCAATATTTTCAACAATCACTGCGACCGTGTGCGCATGGCTAACCTGGCACAAACCATCAATGTGCTGCAGGCACTCATCCTCACAGATAAGGAAAAAATGCTGCTCACGCCCACCTATCACGTGTTTGATCTCTACCAGGTACACCAGGATGCTCACTACCTGCCGGTAGCATTGAACAGTCCTGATTACACCCTGGGCAAAGAGAAGATCCCTGCCGTGAATGCCTCTGCCAGCAAGGATTCCACCGGCACGGTGCACATCTCCCTGGTAAACCTGGACCCGGCGCATGCCATCACCGTGAGCACCCAACTGGCGGGTGTAACGTATAAGACCATCAGCGGAAAGGTGATCACTTCCGCGAAGTTCAATGACGTGAACACATTTGACCAGCCCAATAAAATTGTACCACAGGACTTCAAAGGCGCCAGCAAAAAAGATGGCAACCTGGTAGTGACCCTGCCCGCAAAATCAATCGTGGTGCTGGAATTGAAGTGA
- a CDS encoding glycoside hydrolase family 2 protein, with product MKTCFPLLALSLLCLQSNAQTPAIQDKILTANWQMQSSEKVAATDAGITNANFQTTGWYPARVPGTVMGSLVALGQYKDIFMGNNLEKVPDTLFAKPWWFRNTFSLTAAEAKSTARLEFNGINYRADIWLNGHLLAKADSVRGGFRRFTFDVSAYIKEGENILAVKVTRPGPGDPTLGFVDWNPMPPDHNLGIWREVHLVTSGAVSITQPFVAPKLDTATLDHASLTISALLHNNSKRTVSGVLKGSVEGGIEIAQPVTLKAGESKEIVFTPAAYQQLEITHPRVWWTHDLGKPELYRLQLRFENGGKLEDSTGLHFGIRSITDYFTPQGHRGYKLNGKNILVKGGGWTDRMLLDASPGYENAGMDYAVQMHLNTIRMEGFWGSNHHLYDLADEKGLLIMVGYSAAWEWSNFFGNADDKYGAISKPEQMYIAATSWKDQVIWLRNHPAVCVWMYGSDKLPRPALESQYIAILKKYDTTRCVLASAQEHTSKLSGPSAVKMRGPYDYVPPAYWYVDTKLGGAFGFNTETGPGPQVPVLETLQKMIPADSLWPVGSGWMFHAARGEFHNLTAYDSAIEMRLGKPTDLHDYLRKAQYINYEGMRAMYEAFEAHRFQSTGIIQWMYNASWPKLWWQLYDFYLLPTGAFYGAQKANEPVHIAYDYGRNAVMVLNNTNDKMGGYTAVATGYDGNLQMIFESQEDVPGLQAQETKYTYNIPGIGVAGNTWFLNLQLKDREGTVVSRNFYALSMKEDELDNARSNWYITPIKSYGDLTKLQTLPMVKLESDIKTSEVGEKTLVTAHLRNPASTLAFMAHLDIRNAATKDPVGPVFWKENDVTLMPGEEITLEGWVYTRDLGGRPPLVTTGGWNVE from the coding sequence ATGAAAACATGCTTTCCCCTTTTGGCCCTGAGCCTGTTATGCCTGCAAAGCAACGCACAAACGCCCGCCATACAGGACAAAATATTAACTGCCAACTGGCAGATGCAATCATCTGAAAAGGTGGCTGCCACAGATGCCGGTATAACCAATGCCAACTTCCAAACCACCGGGTGGTATCCTGCCAGGGTACCGGGTACCGTCATGGGGAGCCTGGTGGCTTTAGGCCAATATAAAGACATCTTCATGGGCAACAACCTGGAGAAGGTCCCCGATACATTGTTTGCAAAACCCTGGTGGTTCCGCAACACCTTTTCTCTCACTGCTGCCGAGGCTAAAAGCACGGCCCGCCTGGAGTTCAACGGCATTAACTACCGTGCAGACATCTGGCTGAACGGCCACCTGCTGGCAAAGGCAGACAGTGTGCGGGGGGGCTTCCGCCGCTTCACGTTTGACGTAAGTGCTTATATCAAAGAAGGAGAGAACATCCTGGCCGTAAAGGTAACCCGGCCTGGCCCCGGCGATCCTACACTGGGCTTCGTAGACTGGAACCCCATGCCCCCGGACCATAACCTGGGCATCTGGCGGGAAGTGCACCTGGTGACCAGCGGCGCAGTGTCTATCACGCAGCCTTTTGTAGCGCCCAAACTGGATACGGCCACGCTGGATCATGCATCCCTCACCATCAGCGCCCTGCTGCATAATAATAGTAAACGCACCGTAAGCGGCGTGCTGAAAGGCAGCGTGGAAGGCGGGATTGAAATAGCCCAGCCGGTAACGCTGAAAGCCGGTGAATCCAAAGAGATCGTATTTACCCCCGCGGCCTATCAACAACTGGAAATAACACACCCCCGCGTGTGGTGGACACATGACCTGGGCAAACCGGAACTGTACCGGCTGCAACTGCGCTTTGAAAACGGAGGTAAGCTGGAAGATAGTACCGGCCTGCATTTTGGCATCCGTTCCATTACGGATTATTTCACTCCACAGGGGCACCGCGGCTATAAACTGAACGGGAAGAACATCCTGGTAAAAGGTGGCGGCTGGACAGACCGCATGCTGCTGGATGCATCCCCCGGATATGAAAATGCCGGCATGGACTACGCGGTGCAAATGCACCTTAACACCATCCGCATGGAAGGCTTCTGGGGCAGCAACCATCACCTGTACGACCTGGCAGATGAAAAAGGCCTGCTCATCATGGTGGGCTACAGCGCGGCCTGGGAGTGGAGTAATTTCTTTGGCAATGCAGATGATAAATATGGCGCCATCAGCAAACCGGAACAGATGTACATCGCCGCTACTTCCTGGAAAGACCAGGTGATCTGGCTGCGCAACCATCCTGCCGTTTGCGTGTGGATGTATGGCAGTGACAAGCTACCCCGCCCCGCGCTGGAAAGCCAGTACATTGCCATCCTGAAAAAATACGATACCACCCGCTGTGTACTGGCCTCTGCACAGGAGCACACCAGTAAACTGAGTGGCCCCAGCGCCGTGAAGATGAGAGGACCTTATGATTATGTACCGCCTGCCTATTGGTACGTGGATACCAAGCTGGGTGGGGCTTTTGGCTTTAATACAGAAACCGGCCCCGGCCCCCAGGTGCCTGTGCTGGAAACCCTGCAAAAGATGATCCCGGCAGATTCCCTCTGGCCGGTAGGCAGCGGCTGGATGTTCCATGCGGCCCGCGGGGAGTTCCATAATCTCACGGCCTACGACAGTGCCATTGAAATGCGCCTGGGCAAGCCCACAGACCTGCATGATTACCTGCGCAAGGCGCAATACATCAACTACGAAGGTATGCGTGCCATGTATGAAGCATTTGAAGCCCACCGTTTCCAGTCCACCGGCATTATCCAGTGGATGTACAATGCTTCCTGGCCCAAGCTGTGGTGGCAGCTGTATGATTTTTACCTGCTGCCCACCGGCGCTTTTTACGGCGCACAAAAGGCCAATGAGCCGGTGCATATTGCCTACGATTACGGGCGCAATGCGGTGATGGTGCTGAACAATACCAACGATAAAATGGGCGGCTACACAGCAGTAGCCACCGGCTACGATGGCAACCTGCAGATGATCTTTGAAAGCCAGGAAGACGTACCAGGCCTGCAGGCACAGGAAACAAAATATACCTACAACATTCCCGGCATAGGTGTGGCAGGCAATACCTGGTTCCTGAACCTGCAGCTGAAAGACCGGGAAGGCACGGTAGTGAGCCGCAACTTCTACGCATTGTCCATGAAGGAAGATGAGCTGGACAATGCCCGCAGCAACTGGTATATCACGCCCATTAAAAGCTATGGGGATCTTACGAAGTTGCAAACACTGCCCATGGTAAAACTGGAGTCGGATATAAAGACCAGCGAAGTGGGTGAAAAGACACTGGTAACCGCTCACTTGCGGAACCCCGCTTCCACACTGGCTTTCATGGCACACCTGGATATCCGCAATGCAGCTACGAAAGATCCGGTGGGCCCCGTGTTCTGGAAGGAGAATGATGTGACGCTGATGCCGGGAGAAGAAATTACCCTGGAAGGCTGGGTCTACACCCGCGACCTGGGTGGCCGCCCGCCGCTGGTTACCACCGGGGGCTGGAATGTAGAATGA